CCCACGACCTGGACGAACAGCTTCGTATCGCTGTGCTGAATGTGAGAGCTACCAACGATGAGAATGGCGGCAGCAAGAACGACGATTGAGGCGCTGATGGCTTTCATACTGATTTCGCAGAACGTAAAGCTGACCGATGACGAGGAGCGCGCCAAGGGCGTGTGCCTTGGAACATGCGGCTGACCGCGCTCCTCGTCATTCGGTCCAGCGACTTGTTCGCCAATCCTCTCATGCGATCTCGAAGTAGTCAGAATCGAGCTTCTTCACCTCGTAGGTAGAAACGGACGTAACGCCAACACCGAAATCAATCATGAGGCGAGCCATGGTCTGCCCGTCGATCAGGATGATCTTCTTGTCGATCCGGGAAACGTAATCCTCGGCGTCACGGGAGAAATCCGACGTGGTGATAAAGATGCCCTTCTTGGCCCGCTGACCGTCCAAAGCACCAGCAAACTTCTGAATCTCGGGCCGTCCGATTGTCGCGTCCCACCGCTTCGCCTGGATGTAAATGATGTCCAAGCCAAGCCGATCCTCCTTAATGATCCCGTCGATGCCTTCGTCTCCACGCCGACCGATAGCCTGTCCTGCATCCTTTCGCGACCCGCCGTACCCCATCTTAACGATCAGATCGACCACGACCTCCTCAAACAGTGCTGGCTCTGATACTTTGATGGTCGAAAGGATCTCCGCCGCTAATTCTGATCTCAATCTGTCGTACGCGGACTCAAGTGCCTCGTGCGGCGTCTTGCCTACATCACCGGGAGCCACGCTAGACCCGTCAGTAGGCAATTCCTCCTTTTCGTGCCGAAGAGACTTGAACTCGAAGAACTCGGGAAAACGCTCCAAGAAATCGACGTCAATCGCGCCAGGCTTCTCGGCTATGACGGAGCAACCACGCTCCGTAATG
This region of Verrucomicrobiota bacterium genomic DNA includes:
- a CDS encoding restriction endonuclease; this encodes MPIPDYQACMLPLLRFAADGKEHPLKEAVAALAGEFRLTDAEKNEYLRSGQQTVFQNRVSWARTYMKKAGLLASPRRGYLAITERGCSVIAEKPGAIDVDFLERFPEFFEFKSLRHEKEELPTDGSSVAPGDVGKTPHEALESAYDRLRSELAAEILSTIKVSEPALFEEVVVDLIVKMGYGGSRKDAGQAIGRRGDEGIDGIIKEDRLGLDIIYIQAKRWDATIGRPEIQKFAGALDGQRAKKGIFITTSDFSRDAEDYVSRIDKKIILIDGQTMARLMIDFGVGVTSVSTYEVKKLDSDYFEIA